Proteins co-encoded in one Thermochromatium tepidum ATCC 43061 genomic window:
- a CDS encoding polysaccharide biosynthesis protein, giving the protein MSPVIDRLRSRTAAFTHDLLTIPIAWMLAYWLRFNLDTIPAEFLTGALQSLPWVILIQAGVDWLFGLYRGVWRFASIPDLVRITKAVLVGTALVVVVLFILNRSQHVPRSVPVLYLGIQFILLTGPRLLYRWLKDQRFNLSSGQRVLIVGADRAGDLLARDLLRDPSRAYFPVGFVDDTLRRQGSEVQGLPVLGPTSLIPEIVREHDIQLIMLAVTGANAREMRRLVELCEQTGRPFRILPDLRGLLTGEVDFRQLRPVSIEDLLGREPVELDWPEIRAGLAGRDILVTGAGGSIGSELVRQLATAGPSRLILVDHGEFNLYRIEMELSETHPELPMTRRLLDVTDAIAIEALFRDERPAIVFHAAAYKHVPLLEDQPRTAVRNNVFGTLRVAEAAVANGVERFVLISTDKAVNPTSVMGATKRLAEVLCQDLNGRSACRFITVRFGNVLGSAGSVVPLFRRQIEQGGPVTVTHPEIERFFMTIPEASQLIMQAAVIGDGGEVFVLDMGEPIKIRYLAEQMIRLSGREPGEDIAIEYIGLRPGEKLYEELFHDSEQIIETRHPKIHRARQSNGLGGLELKEGLNRLAQAVEASDQGRILSTLRELLPDWQPAPVHFNQNRG; this is encoded by the coding sequence ATGAGTCCTGTCATCGACCGGCTGCGCTCGCGCACCGCCGCCTTCACCCATGACCTCCTGACCATCCCGATCGCCTGGATGCTGGCCTACTGGCTGCGCTTCAATCTGGACACCATCCCGGCCGAGTTTTTGACCGGCGCGCTCCAGTCCCTCCCCTGGGTCATCCTGATCCAGGCCGGTGTCGACTGGCTGTTCGGGCTCTATCGCGGTGTCTGGCGCTTCGCCTCTATCCCAGATCTGGTGCGCATCACCAAGGCCGTGCTGGTTGGCACCGCACTGGTGGTGGTCGTGCTTTTCATCCTCAATCGCTCGCAGCATGTCCCGCGCTCGGTGCCCGTGCTCTATCTGGGCATCCAATTCATCTTGCTCACTGGGCCGCGTCTGCTCTATCGCTGGCTGAAGGATCAGCGTTTCAATCTGTCATCCGGACAACGGGTGCTGATCGTTGGCGCCGACCGGGCGGGCGACCTGTTGGCGCGCGATCTGTTGCGTGACCCCAGTCGTGCCTATTTCCCGGTCGGCTTCGTCGACGATACGCTCAGGCGCCAGGGCAGCGAGGTTCAGGGGCTACCTGTGCTGGGACCGACCTCGCTCATCCCCGAGATCGTACGCGAACACGACATCCAGCTCATCATGCTCGCCGTGACCGGGGCAAACGCGCGCGAGATGCGCCGTCTGGTCGAACTCTGCGAGCAGACCGGGCGGCCTTTCCGCATCCTGCCTGATCTACGCGGGCTGCTGACTGGCGAGGTCGATTTCCGCCAACTGCGTCCGGTCTCGATCGAGGATCTGCTGGGACGCGAGCCGGTCGAACTCGACTGGCCCGAGATCCGGGCCGGTCTGGCCGGACGCGACATCCTGGTGACGGGCGCGGGCGGTTCGATTGGTTCGGAGCTGGTGCGCCAACTGGCCACCGCCGGTCCGTCACGCCTGATCCTGGTCGATCATGGCGAGTTCAATCTCTATCGTATCGAGATGGAGCTGAGCGAGACCCATCCCGAGCTGCCGATGACCCGTCGGTTGCTCGACGTGACCGACGCGATCGCGATCGAGGCACTCTTTCGCGACGAACGACCAGCGATCGTCTTTCATGCCGCTGCCTACAAGCATGTGCCACTCCTGGAGGATCAGCCGCGCACCGCGGTGCGCAACAACGTATTCGGCACGCTTCGGGTGGCCGAGGCGGCGGTGGCGAACGGCGTTGAGCGCTTCGTGCTCATCTCGACCGACAAGGCGGTCAACCCGACCAGTGTCATGGGGGCGACCAAGCGGCTCGCCGAGGTGCTGTGCCAGGATCTGAACGGCCGCTCGGCGTGCCGTTTCATCACGGTGCGCTTCGGCAATGTGCTCGGCTCGGCCGGAAGCGTGGTCCCGCTGTTTCGGCGCCAGATCGAGCAGGGCGGTCCTGTGACCGTCACCCATCCAGAGATTGAGCGCTTTTTCATGACCATCCCCGAGGCCAGCCAGCTCATCATGCAGGCGGCCGTGATCGGTGACGGCGGTGAGGTGTTCGTGCTCGACATGGGTGAGCCGATCAAGATCCGCTATCTGGCCGAACAGATGATCCGACTCTCAGGGCGCGAGCCGGGCGAGGACATCGCCATCGAATATATCGGTCTGCGTCCGGGCGAAAAGCTCTACGAGGAGCTCTTCCATGATTCGGAGCAGATCATCGAGACGCGCCACCCAAAGATCCACCGTGCGCGCCAGTCCAACGGACTCGGCGGTCTGGAACTCAAGGAGGGTCTGAATCGGCTCGCCCAGGCCGTCGAGGCATCCGACCAGGGGCGCATCCTGAGCACGCTCCGCGAGCTGCTGCCAGACTGGCAGCCTGCACCCGTTCATTTCAACCAAAACAGGGGCTGA
- the rplM gene encoding 50S ribosomal protein L13 gives MTTTVSAKPAEVRRAWYLVDAEGKTLGRLASELARRLRGKHKPQYTPHVDTGDYMIVVNAEKIRVTGNKLKDKMYYRHTGYVGNLKTTNLEKLLQTAPERAIQIAVKGMLPRGPLGRAMFKKLHVYAGPNHAHQAQQPQVLELNV, from the coding sequence ATGACGACGACTGTTAGCGCCAAGCCCGCCGAGGTTCGCCGCGCTTGGTACCTAGTTGATGCCGAGGGCAAGACCCTGGGGCGTTTGGCAAGCGAGCTAGCACGCCGACTGCGCGGCAAGCACAAACCGCAATACACTCCGCATGTTGACACAGGCGACTACATGATCGTCGTCAATGCCGAGAAGATCCGTGTGACCGGCAACAAGCTCAAGGACAAGATGTACTATCGTCACACCGGCTATGTCGGCAACCTCAAGACGACCAATCTAGAAAAGCTGTTACAGACGGCGCCCGAACGTGCCATCCAGATCGCCGTCAAAGGTATGCTGCCCCGCGGTCCCTTGGGTCGCGCCATGTTCAAAAAATTGCATGTCTATGCCGGACCCAATCACGCGCATCAGGCCCAGCAACCGCAAGTCCTTGAACTCAACGTGTAG
- a CDS encoding tetratricopeptide repeat protein has protein sequence MSSRFTALFGSALMVVTLAACVSAPESSDPDHQAVEPVAPGRDIDHFVLVDCLLPGQIRQLGTGMTYLSPRRMVKSTKSDCAIRGGEFVLFDRSDYANALAALLPKARAGDPVAQTYVGEIYEKGLGLPAPDYTSAADWYRRAAEQNHAPAQINLGSLYERGLGVPTDKARALDLYRRASGLTEDRLIFESRLKAEREAFQREIEVRNRVAAALRAQLQQAKAATRSTQLPGDTAAPAAPKPKTPQLTPMTTPPQIDPTQLQRQAQSQALDAKSEAERIEKELHAIEQLKRNEGEASGKAAQLGKLELARREQRRSLLDTSFQLSQIQ, from the coding sequence ATGTCCAGTCGTTTCACAGCGCTGTTTGGTTCCGCCTTGATGGTCGTGACGCTGGCTGCCTGCGTCTCGGCTCCCGAGTCGAGTGACCCTGACCACCAGGCGGTCGAACCCGTCGCGCCCGGTCGCGACATCGATCATTTCGTCCTGGTGGATTGTCTGCTGCCGGGCCAGATCCGCCAGCTTGGAACCGGCATGACGTATCTGAGTCCGCGCCGTATGGTCAAGTCGACCAAGAGCGACTGCGCAATCCGCGGCGGTGAATTCGTCCTCTTCGATCGCTCGGATTATGCCAACGCGCTCGCCGCCCTGTTGCCCAAGGCGCGTGCTGGGGATCCTGTTGCACAGACCTATGTCGGCGAGATCTATGAGAAGGGTTTGGGATTGCCGGCGCCCGACTACACCAGTGCCGCCGATTGGTATCGGCGGGCCGCCGAACAGAACCATGCCCCGGCCCAGATCAATCTGGGTTCACTCTATGAACGCGGCCTGGGTGTTCCAACCGACAAGGCCCGAGCGCTCGATCTCTATCGTCGCGCCTCAGGGCTGACCGAGGATCGATTGATCTTCGAGTCCAGGCTCAAGGCCGAACGCGAGGCCTTCCAACGCGAGATCGAGGTGCGTAACCGCGTGGCCGCCGCGCTGCGCGCCCAGTTGCAGCAGGCCAAGGCCGCTACCAGGTCGACCCAGTTACCAGGTGACACTGCTGCTCCAGCGGCCCCGAAACCCAAGACGCCACAGCTCACCCCGATGACCACGCCCCCCCAGATCGACCCGACTCAATTGCAGCGCCAGGCCCAGAGTCAGGCGCTCGACGCCAAGAGCGAGGCCGAGCGTATCGAAAAAGAGCTGCATGCCATCGAGCAACTCAAGCGCAACGAGGGCGAGGCCTCGGGCAAGGCCGCGCAGCTCGGCAAGCTGGAGCTTGCGCGGCGCGAGCAACGCCGCTCGCTGCTCGATACTTCGTTTCAGCTCTCGCAAATCCAGTAA
- a CDS encoding MraY family glycosyltransferase, whose product MSPSLAPLVLVSLAALILSLRLTRRLATQTGSGFVPLDHPNERSLHTAPVPRSGGLGVLAGVLLTPLAALGLGWMEPELAWITGALLLVALVSFRDDLGDLSPLARLMAHGLAAGLLMGGGLDWGRLDLPGLTLVFPNWLAPVLTGLFVVWMINLYNFMDGMDGLAGGMAVFGFLALAWFGWRGAESVYALVCLGVAASAGGFLFSNFPPARIFLGDVGSSSLGLLAAALALWGTKLGLFPLWVAWLVFSPFIVDATWTLLARLARGERVWEAHRSHHYQRLVLAGWSHRKTLLRAYALMAAVAACAIATPRLTPADQWMLIGAWTLIYGVIHLMVGLVERRARIDAR is encoded by the coding sequence ATGTCGCCCAGTCTTGCACCGCTCGTCCTCGTCTCCCTGGCCGCCCTGATCCTCAGCCTGCGGCTCACGCGCCGGCTGGCGACGCAGACGGGCTCGGGATTCGTGCCGCTCGATCATCCAAACGAGCGTTCACTGCACACCGCGCCTGTACCCCGCTCAGGCGGGCTGGGCGTGCTGGCGGGCGTGCTCCTAACGCCCCTGGCCGCGCTCGGGCTGGGCTGGATGGAGCCCGAACTGGCCTGGATCACGGGTGCGTTGCTGCTCGTTGCGCTGGTGTCCTTTCGTGACGATCTCGGCGATCTCTCGCCGCTGGCGCGGCTGATGGCCCATGGGCTGGCCGCTGGCCTGCTCATGGGCGGTGGACTGGACTGGGGCCGATTGGATCTGCCCGGCTTGACGCTGGTGTTCCCCAACTGGCTCGCGCCTGTGCTCACAGGGCTGTTCGTGGTCTGGATGATCAACCTCTACAACTTCATGGACGGCATGGACGGTCTGGCCGGCGGCATGGCCGTATTTGGCTTCCTGGCCCTGGCCTGGTTCGGCTGGCGCGGTGCGGAGTCTGTCTATGCGCTCGTGTGTCTCGGCGTGGCGGCATCCGCTGGAGGTTTCCTGTTTAGCAACTTTCCACCGGCGCGCATCTTTTTGGGCGATGTCGGCTCATCGAGCCTGGGGCTCCTGGCCGCCGCGCTCGCGCTCTGGGGAACCAAACTTGGGCTCTTTCCACTCTGGGTGGCTTGGTTGGTCTTCTCGCCCTTCATCGTCGACGCCACCTGGACATTGCTGGCGCGGCTGGCCCGTGGGGAGCGGGTCTGGGAGGCGCATCGCTCCCATCATTATCAGCGTCTGGTGCTGGCCGGCTGGAGCCATCGCAAAACGCTGCTGCGCGCCTATGCGCTGATGGCGGCGGTGGCCGCCTGCGCGATCGCGACGCCCAGACTCACGCCTGCCGATCAGTGGATGCTGATCGGTGCCTGGACCCTGATCTACGGGGTCATCCATCTCATGGTCGGTCTGGTCGAGCGTCGCGCCCGGATAGACGCCAGATGA
- a CDS encoding methyl-accepting chemotaxis protein has protein sequence MNLPVTTIERELRDDQLIVSKTDLKGRITDFNHDFVMISGFSEQELLGAPQNIIRHPDMPPAVFKEMWDTIKAGKPWTGVVKNRCKNGDFYWVDANVSPLIEHGQITGYISVRRKPTRDQIAAAEALYARLRAGKPAQPWWRRLWQRFNDTPIRFGLPGGLTLIAAVFLAALVFTLISLGHTTEALRNINDHTQPLENAYRNLLDSGLQMTAAVRYLLLNAADKQARDNVFESRRRFADNLQVIQTHLDPGDVPAKHVLGLIEQSYREHLKIQDRVLELLDAGELTAAKQTYDTQENPTWRRYKALIQPAHSRLQQELTAQRAATVAEAVWTMRESIALTLVALLIAFLQAWVLVRKILTPLRAAQVHLQAIANDDYSTRIQVPAQDEFGELLLSIKTVQARLDFDLQEARTKAFENLRIRTGLDKIQLPVTISDDRNLLIYMNEACRALWDTLTPEIRRHSPEFDPERLIGSTLAQHFEDPAVAAAYREHLPETRHFDMLFAKRHLRLIATPVYDDQGQYAGRVTQWRDRTAEVLAEQEIAALIQAAAQGDFSRRIELQNKEGFFLQLGEDLNRLIEIVAQGLADIATVLNAIAAGDLNRTIEAEYSGTFGQVKDDTNTTVARLREVVGRILEATDAISTAAGEIASGNADLSGRTEEQAASLEETASSMEELNATVRQNAQNAEQANQLAQNANSIAARGGDMVRRVVATMGDIQEASRRIADIIGVIDGIAFQTNILALNAAVEAARAGEQGRGFAVVAAEVRNLAQRSAQAAKEIKDLITDSVTKVEGGAQLAAQAGATMDEILDSFRQVSTLVDEITNASREQSTGIEQVTKAIAQMDEVTQQNAALVEEAAAAAESLEDQARVLTQAVSVFKLSRTQSPDRSQPRPRTHGSQRKTSNAPVTTRPMQAKRPMQANADDEGDQWEEF, from the coding sequence ATGAATCTGCCCGTCACCACGATCGAGCGTGAGCTGCGGGATGATCAGCTGATCGTCTCCAAGACCGACCTCAAGGGCCGGATCACCGATTTCAACCACGATTTCGTTATGATCAGCGGTTTTTCCGAGCAGGAGCTGTTGGGCGCACCGCAAAACATCATCCGCCACCCCGACATGCCCCCAGCCGTGTTCAAGGAGATGTGGGACACCATCAAGGCGGGCAAGCCCTGGACCGGGGTGGTCAAGAACCGCTGCAAGAACGGCGACTTTTACTGGGTGGATGCCAATGTCTCACCGCTGATCGAGCACGGTCAGATCACGGGCTATATCTCGGTCCGACGCAAGCCGACGCGAGACCAGATCGCCGCAGCCGAGGCGCTCTATGCCCGGCTGCGCGCCGGCAAGCCGGCTCAGCCTTGGTGGAGACGTCTGTGGCAGCGCTTCAACGATACCCCGATCCGGTTCGGGCTCCCCGGCGGTCTCACCCTGATCGCCGCGGTCTTCTTAGCGGCGCTGGTCTTTACCCTCATCAGTCTGGGGCACACCACTGAAGCGCTGCGCAACATCAATGATCACACCCAGCCGCTCGAAAACGCCTATCGCAACCTGCTCGACTCCGGCTTGCAGATGACCGCCGCGGTGCGCTATCTGCTCCTCAATGCCGCGGACAAGCAGGCCCGCGACAATGTCTTTGAGTCGCGCCGCCGCTTTGCCGACAACCTCCAGGTGATCCAGACCCACCTCGACCCGGGGGATGTCCCGGCCAAGCATGTCTTGGGCCTCATCGAACAGTCCTACCGCGAACACCTGAAGATCCAGGATCGCGTCCTGGAGCTGCTCGATGCCGGTGAACTGACCGCGGCCAAGCAGACCTATGACACCCAGGAAAACCCCACATGGCGCCGCTATAAGGCCCTGATCCAGCCGGCACACAGCCGTCTGCAGCAGGAGCTCACCGCCCAGCGCGCCGCAACGGTTGCCGAGGCCGTATGGACCATGCGCGAGTCGATCGCCTTGACCCTGGTCGCACTCCTGATCGCCTTTCTTCAGGCCTGGGTGCTGGTGCGCAAGATCCTGACCCCATTGCGTGCGGCCCAGGTCCACCTACAGGCGATCGCCAATGACGACTACAGCACCCGGATCCAGGTCCCGGCCCAGGATGAGTTCGGCGAACTGTTGTTGTCGATCAAGACCGTCCAGGCCCGCCTCGACTTCGACCTCCAGGAGGCGCGTACCAAGGCCTTCGAGAACCTGCGCATCCGCACCGGGCTCGACAAGATCCAGTTGCCGGTCACGATCTCAGACGATCGCAATCTGCTGATCTATATGAACGAGGCCTGTCGCGCGCTGTGGGACACCTTGACGCCCGAGATCCGACGCCATAGCCCCGAGTTCGACCCCGAACGCCTGATCGGCTCGACCCTGGCGCAGCACTTCGAGGACCCGGCCGTGGCCGCCGCCTATCGCGAACATCTCCCCGAGACACGACACTTCGATATGCTGTTTGCCAAGCGTCATCTGCGGCTCATCGCGACCCCGGTCTATGACGACCAGGGTCAGTATGCCGGGCGCGTGACCCAATGGCGCGACCGCACCGCTGAGGTGCTGGCCGAGCAGGAGATCGCCGCGCTGATCCAGGCCGCGGCCCAGGGCGACTTCAGCCGCCGCATCGAGCTCCAAAACAAGGAGGGCTTTTTCTTGCAGCTGGGCGAAGATCTCAATCGCCTAATCGAGATCGTCGCCCAGGGCCTGGCCGATATCGCCACCGTGCTCAACGCCATCGCCGCGGGCGATCTCAATCGCACCATCGAGGCCGAGTACAGCGGCACCTTCGGTCAGGTCAAGGACGACACCAATACCACGGTCGCCCGGTTGCGCGAGGTGGTCGGTCGCATCCTCGAGGCCACGGACGCCATCTCCACTGCCGCCGGCGAGATCGCCTCGGGCAATGCCGACCTCTCCGGACGCACCGAGGAACAGGCAGCGAGCCTGGAAGAGACCGCAAGCTCCATGGAAGAGCTCAATGCCACGGTCAGACAGAATGCCCAGAACGCCGAGCAGGCCAATCAACTCGCCCAGAATGCCAACAGCATCGCCGCGCGCGGTGGCGATATGGTGCGACGCGTCGTCGCGACCATGGGCGACATCCAGGAGGCAAGCCGGCGCATCGCCGACATCATCGGCGTCATCGACGGCATCGCCTTCCAGACCAATATCCTGGCCCTCAATGCCGCGGTCGAGGCCGCGCGCGCCGGCGAACAGGGCCGCGGTTTTGCCGTGGTCGCCGCCGAGGTGCGCAATCTGGCCCAGCGCAGCGCCCAGGCCGCCAAGGAGATCAAGGATCTCATCACCGACTCGGTCACCAAGGTCGAGGGTGGCGCCCAGTTGGCCGCCCAGGCCGGTGCGACCATGGACGAGATCCTCGATAGCTTCCGTCAGGTCAGCACCCTGGTCGATGAGATCACCAATGCCTCGCGCGAGCAGAGTACTGGGATCGAACAGGTGACCAAGGCCATCGCCCAGATGGACGAGGTCACCCAGCAGAACGCGGCCCTGGTCGAGGAGGCCGCCGCGGCCGCCGAGAGCCTGGAGGACCAGGCCCGGGTGCTGACGCAGGCCGTCTCCGTCTTCAAGCTCTCCCGCACCCAGTCTCCGGACAGGTCCCAGCCCCGTCCTCGAACGCATGGATCCCAGCGCAAGACGAGCAATGCCCCAGTCACCACACGGCCTATGCAGGCAAAACGACCCATGCAGGCAAACGCCGACGACGAGGGGGATCAGTGGGAAGAGTTTTGA
- the gspE gene encoding type II secretion system ATPase GspE — MQEDVILEDAPPIKARRDEPDESPLEAPAHSVKEAIPTSPEPSAEFRIAAHLLAQSKLTAADMARARRLAEEAGESLLPLLVRLGLVSERDMALAMSEVLGLPLVHGADFPEEPVREDLLTLRFMKDARVLVLAEHTNHLRVAFANPVDDFVRAAVALAADRPIEAVVALPSEIDSAIQRLYEKVEETPETDGSEADFGDFDEEDIEHLKDLASEAPVIRMVNQLIQRAVESRASDIHIEPFADALRVRYRIDGLLTEVEAPPVRSTAAVISRVKIMAKLNIAERRLPQDGRIPIRIQGKELDLRVSTVPTLFGESVVMRLLDKESVRFDLDALGFDGGPRARLNRILEQPYGILLVTGPTGSGKSTTLYTALSRLNTEERKIITVEDPVEYQLPGINQIQVKSSIGMTFAGALRAIVRQDPDIIMVGEMRDLETARIAVQSALTGHVVLSTLHTNDAASGVTRLLDMGVEDYLLTSTINGILAQRLVRRLCPHCREPYRAQPELAARFAHIKGLSKPTDGLDLQRAVGCERCNGTGYRGRLVISEVLVMSEAIRRAVLAHATATEIKRIAMEEGMETMYQDGLRKAFDGRTTIEEVLRVAEAD; from the coding sequence ATGCAAGAAGACGTCATCCTAGAGGACGCGCCGCCGATCAAGGCCCGGCGCGACGAACCGGACGAGTCACCGCTGGAGGCACCGGCGCATTCGGTCAAGGAAGCGATACCCACGTCGCCCGAGCCGAGCGCCGAGTTCAGGATCGCCGCGCATCTGCTCGCCCAGTCCAAGCTGACCGCCGCCGACATGGCGCGTGCCCGGCGTCTGGCCGAGGAGGCGGGTGAGTCCCTCTTGCCCCTGCTGGTACGCCTTGGGCTGGTCTCCGAGCGCGACATGGCGCTGGCCATGTCCGAGGTCCTGGGCCTGCCGCTGGTCCATGGCGCCGATTTCCCCGAGGAGCCGGTGCGCGAGGATCTGCTCACACTGCGTTTTATGAAGGATGCGCGTGTACTGGTGCTTGCCGAGCACACCAATCATCTGCGCGTGGCCTTCGCCAATCCGGTCGACGACTTTGTCCGGGCTGCCGTCGCCCTGGCCGCCGATCGCCCGATCGAGGCCGTAGTCGCCCTGCCGAGCGAGATCGACTCGGCCATCCAGCGACTCTATGAAAAGGTCGAGGAGACACCCGAGACCGACGGGTCCGAGGCGGATTTCGGTGACTTCGACGAGGAAGACATCGAGCATCTGAAGGATCTGGCCAGCGAGGCGCCGGTCATCCGCATGGTCAATCAGCTCATCCAGCGCGCCGTCGAGTCGCGCGCCTCTGACATCCATATCGAACCCTTTGCCGACGCGCTGAGGGTGCGTTACCGGATCGACGGCCTTCTCACCGAGGTCGAGGCCCCACCGGTGCGCTCCACCGCTGCCGTGATCTCGCGCGTCAAGATCATGGCCAAGCTCAATATCGCTGAGCGTCGGCTGCCGCAAGACGGGCGTATCCCGATCCGCATCCAGGGCAAGGAGCTGGATCTGCGGGTCTCGACTGTACCGACCCTGTTCGGCGAGAGCGTGGTCATGCGTCTCTTGGACAAGGAGAGTGTGCGCTTCGATCTCGACGCGCTCGGCTTCGACGGCGGACCGCGCGCCCGGCTCAACCGCATCCTCGAACAGCCTTACGGCATCCTGCTGGTCACAGGGCCGACCGGCTCGGGTAAGAGCACCACGCTCTATACCGCGCTCAGCCGGCTCAACACCGAGGAGCGCAAGATCATCACGGTCGAGGACCCGGTCGAATATCAACTCCCCGGCATCAATCAAATCCAGGTCAAATCCTCGATCGGCATGACCTTCGCTGGGGCGTTGCGTGCCATCGTGCGCCAGGACCCCGACATCATCATGGTCGGCGAGATGCGCGACCTGGAGACGGCACGCATTGCGGTCCAATCTGCGCTCACCGGTCACGTCGTGCTCTCGACGCTCCATACCAATGACGCGGCGAGCGGCGTGACGCGATTGTTGGATATGGGCGTCGAGGACTATCTACTGACCTCGACCATCAACGGTATCCTGGCCCAGCGGCTGGTGCGCCGACTCTGTCCGCACTGTCGCGAGCCCTATCGGGCCCAGCCCGAGCTCGCCGCGCGCTTTGCGCACATCAAGGGCCTAAGCAAACCGACCGATGGGCTCGATCTCCAGCGTGCCGTCGGCTGCGAGCGGTGCAACGGCACCGGTTATCGCGGCCGGCTGGTCATCAGCGAGGTGCTGGTCATGTCCGAGGCGATCCGCCGGGCGGTCCTGGCCCATGCCACGGCCACCGAGATCAAGCGCATCGCCATGGAAGAGGGCATGGAGACCATGTATCAGGACGGGCTGCGCAAGGCGTTTGACGGGCGCACCACCATCGAGGAGGTGTTGCGCGTGGCCGAGGCGGATTGA
- the rpsI gene encoding 30S ribosomal protein S9: MSETQLATGRRKTSAARVFLSLGSGNITVNNRPLDEYFGRETARMVVRQPLEAAGLADRVDVKVTVRGGGNTGQAGAIRHGIARALVKYNEELRGPMRRAGFLTRDAREVERKKVGLHKARKRPQYSKR; this comes from the coding sequence ATGTCGGAGACACAACTCGCCACTGGTCGTCGCAAGACCTCCGCTGCACGGGTCTTCCTGTCGCTTGGATCGGGTAACATCACCGTCAATAATCGTCCGCTGGATGAGTATTTCGGTCGCGAGACGGCGCGCATGGTCGTGCGTCAGCCGTTGGAGGCCGCCGGACTGGCCGATCGGGTCGATGTCAAGGTCACGGTTCGCGGCGGTGGCAATACCGGGCAGGCCGGTGCCATTCGTCACGGTATTGCTCGTGCGCTGGTCAAGTATAATGAAGAGCTACGCGGCCCAATGCGCCGCGCCGGATTCCTGACCCGCGATGCCCGCGAGGTCGAGCGCAAGAAGGTCGGCCTGCACAAGGCGCGCAAGCGTCCGCAATACTCCAAGCGCTGA